The genomic region GGAAAAGCTGCATCACCGACTGGGCGATGACCGGCACCGGCACCTCCATGCGCAGCGCGTCCTCGACGAGCCAGTTCACCTCGCCGGTGTCCTCCACGTAGGCCGGGACATCCTTCAGCCCGCCCCTCGCCCGGAAGCCTTCCTCCATCAGCTCGATGAGCCAGGAGCGAATCACCGACCCGTGGCGCCAGCAGCGCAGGACCTCGGCCACCGGGAGAGGGTCCCGGTGGCGCTCCAGCAGCTCCATTCCCTCGCCGATGGCCTGGAGCATGCCGAACTCGATGCCGTTGTGGACCAGCTTCACGTAGTGCCCGGCCCCGGGCGGGCCCGCGTGGACGTAGCCGCCCTCGGCGGCGAGCGCGAGGAGGATGGGCTCCACCCGGGCCACCGCCTCCCGCTCCCCTCCGGCCATGAAGCAGGCACCCCGCCTCGCGCCGGCAAGGCCCCCGCTCGTTCCGAGGTCGACGAAGCGCAGCCCCCGCTCCCTCAGGCGCCGCTGGCGCCGGATGGAATCCCCCCAGTAGGAGTTCCCCCCGTCGGCGATGACGTCCCCCTCGTCCAGGTGCGGCCCGAGATCCTGGAGGACGGCGTCCACGGCGGGCCCCGCCGGGATGTAGAGGAAGACGGCGCGCGGCCGGGCCAGCTTCTGGCGGAAATCCCCCAGCCCCGAAACCGGCTCCAGCCCCGCGTCCAGCAGAGGCTGCGGGGGCCGCTTCCGATCGAAACCCACCACGCGGATGCCCTTCTCCAGGGCCTGCGCGGCCAGATTGCCTCCGATGTTGCCCAGCCCGACGATCCCGAACTCCATTTTCGTGTCCGCCATGACGACCCTCCATCCCGCTCCAGGCGGGCCAATCGCACGAAGACGGTTCTTATCGCTGAAATTGCGGCGGGGCAGGCGGAATCCCTGCTCTTTTAAATGTGAGCGGCGGATGGGGGCCGGGCAACCTCATCCGCAAAAGAGCGAAAGGGGACGCTCGCGCATCCCCTTGATTCGACATGGTGGCACGGGACGGAGTTGAACCGCCGACACGGGGATTTTCAGTCCGGACGGGTGGCTAAGAAACCTCGAAATCCAGTGGGTTTTTTCGTGGGAAGAATTTTGTGTGCGAGTTTTTGTGCGAGTTTGGTATCCTATAGTGAAAGGAGGGCTGGGTCATGACCTATATCATGACAAAAATAGTGCAGCCCCTCCGTAGCCGGGCCGCCGTGTAATTCGGCAGAGTGACCATAACCCGAGAGCGAAAGCCACGGGGAAATAGCCATAAGGCCTGGCCACCGACCGGAAAAAAATAGTCGGGCGCGGGTTCCGTGGCACCTGCGTAGGGGTCAAAAGCCCTCGGAAAACCTCCGAGGGCTCAATTTTTGTCAGGAGTTTTTTGATGGCACAGTTTCGGTGCATCTATTGCCTCAAAGACGAGCAAGAAGCGACACCCTCCATTTCGCACATTTTCCCGACGAGCCTTGGCGGCACGCTTGAACTAAACGATGCGGTCTGCCAGTCCTGCAATTCTCTTATAAATCGGGAAACGGAAGAGCCGTTCAGGAGGGATTGGCCATTTCTCCTGAGCCTCCTGGGCATCCGGTCTCGAAGGGAAAAGGTCCCATTAGTCCCCGCCATCCTTCATTATGAAGGGGAACGCGTCAAGGTTTACTTGAACGCTGAGGGGGAACCCAGCCATGTCCCTCCTGTCATCGAAGCGACGCAAGTTAAAAAATTTGGCCCTGGTGAAGAGGTAGAGCAATTCAAGAAAGATTATGCGGAGAAACATCCCAACGTGGTCTGGACAGGAATGGACCT from Candidatus Tectomicrobia bacterium harbors:
- the gnd gene encoding decarboxylating 6-phosphogluconate dehydrogenase — translated: MADTKMEFGIVGLGNIGGNLAAQALEKGIRVVGFDRKRPPQPLLDAGLEPVSGLGDFRQKLARPRAVFLYIPAGPAVDAVLQDLGPHLDEGDVIADGGNSYWGDSIRRQRRLRERGLRFVDLGTSGGLAGARRGACFMAGGEREAVARVEPILLALAAEGGYVHAGPPGAGHYVKLVHNGIEFGMLQAIGEGMELLERHRDPLPVAEVLRCWRHGSVIRSWLIELMEEGFRARGGLKDVPAYVEDTGEVNWLVEDALRMEVPVPVIAQSVMQLFQSRGRSKDAARAVAVMRHGFGNHPFGPDESVARKRPESRVGSFPQE